From the genome of Virgibacillus siamensis, one region includes:
- a CDS encoding carbohydrate ABC transporter permease — METNTLPKQETQPSQIPPRRNQPRQNQPRKKAKLKKGKALRNVIPFTTAILFLVPLIWMFFVSLKEEGAAISGVLEWFAPPYTFENYVHVVMDTDVLRWLVNSLVVGVITTIITLIVTSMAAFAISQIKFGYKKFIFVFFLAGLMVPGEATIIPLYQIVKDLSMLDSYIGLILPGIASPLGVVILKSFFDGVPQEVIDSAKIDGCSLFRIYYNIVLPLAKPAMAAIAIFTFIGSWNNFLWPYLAIFSEELYTLPIGIPTFNSNYSQDYVLPMTVNAVASIPVIIAFFFFEKQIVKGISFTGIKG; from the coding sequence ATGGAGACGAATACATTGCCGAAACAGGAGACTCAACCTAGTCAGATCCCGCCGCGTAGGAATCAACCTCGTCAGAATCAGCCCCGGAAAAAGGCAAAATTGAAAAAGGGAAAAGCTTTACGCAATGTGATTCCTTTTACCACAGCAATCTTGTTCCTTGTTCCGCTGATATGGATGTTTTTCGTATCACTTAAGGAAGAGGGGGCAGCCATCAGCGGTGTGTTGGAATGGTTTGCACCGCCATACACATTTGAAAACTATGTGCATGTTGTGATGGATACGGATGTGCTCAGGTGGTTGGTGAACAGTCTGGTTGTTGGTGTCATTACAACGATTATCACACTGATTGTCACGTCAATGGCTGCTTTTGCCATTTCACAAATTAAGTTCGGTTACAAGAAGTTTATCTTTGTATTTTTTCTTGCAGGATTAATGGTCCCGGGTGAAGCAACAATTATTCCGTTGTACCAGATTGTAAAAGATTTAAGCATGCTTGATTCCTATATTGGCTTAATTCTTCCGGGCATTGCATCACCTCTTGGCGTTGTCATTCTTAAGAGCTTTTTTGACGGTGTTCCGCAAGAGGTCATTGACAGCGCGAAAATTGACGGTTGTTCCTTGTTCAGGATTTATTATAATATCGTGCTGCCGCTGGCAAAACCGGCAATGGCGGCGATTGCGATTTTCACGTTTATCGGCTCGTGGAATAACTTTTTGTGGCCTTATCTGGCTATTTTCTCAGAAGAGTTGTATACACTGCCGATTGGAATCCCGACATTTAATTCGAATTACTCGCAGGATTACGTCTTACCGATGACAGTGAATGCGGTAGCGTCCATCCCTGTGATTATTGCCTTCTTTTTCTTTGAGAAACAGATTGTTAAAGGAATCAGTTTTACAGGGATTAAAGGATAA
- a CDS encoding carbohydrate ABC transporter permease encodes MKGKAMSGNIKAIPFLLPFFIIYVMFTIYPIFKGLQMSFFDWSIIQKMEFVGLENYIKMFQDPDFWNSLWNTTLFTILSTPTMIILALALALMANAKSKFRGFYRGAYFLPSILSVSVISYIAIFFLQPYTGFLNSFLHLLGIQNEPFWLAEPTLAWVSIVGVTLWWTVGFNMILFLAALQDIPDFLYESADIDGATAWQKFRYITLPQLIPIGRVILLLQILASYKVFAQILLITGGGPGTTTRPLIQYIYQAGFEKFNLGYAATMSYALFFILLILSLIQLRSQSDDQGVI; translated from the coding sequence ATGAAAGGTAAAGCAATGTCAGGGAATATCAAGGCGATTCCCTTTTTACTCCCGTTTTTTATTATTTATGTGATGTTTACAATCTATCCAATCTTTAAAGGGTTGCAAATGAGCTTTTTTGATTGGTCTATTATTCAGAAAATGGAATTTGTAGGATTAGAAAACTATATCAAGATGTTTCAGGATCCCGACTTTTGGAATTCGCTTTGGAATACAACATTGTTTACGATTTTATCAACACCGACAATGATTATATTGGCACTGGCGCTTGCATTGATGGCCAATGCAAAATCGAAATTTCGGGGATTTTACAGAGGAGCATATTTTCTTCCTTCCATATTGTCGGTATCGGTCATTTCGTATATTGCAATCTTTTTCCTGCAGCCTTATACAGGGTTTTTGAACTCGTTTCTTCATTTGTTAGGTATTCAAAATGAGCCTTTTTGGCTGGCAGAACCGACGCTTGCCTGGGTTTCCATTGTCGGTGTGACATTATGGTGGACGGTTGGCTTTAATATGATTCTGTTTTTGGCAGCATTGCAGGATATCCCGGATTTTTTATATGAGTCGGCTGATATTGATGGGGCGACTGCCTGGCAAAAATTCCGGTATATTACGCTCCCGCAGCTAATCCCAATTGGCCGAGTCATCTTGTTGCTGCAAATACTTGCTTCCTACAAAGTGTTTGCCCAAATTCTGTTGATCACTGGAGGGGGTCCTGGTACAACCACCAGACCGCTAATTCAATATATTTATCAGGCAGGTTTTGAGAAATTTAATCTCGGCTATGCGGCGACAATGTCATACGCATTATTCTTCATCTTGCTGATCCTGTCTTTAATTCAATTGAGAAGCCAGTCCGATGATCAGGGGGTGATATAA
- a CDS encoding ABC transporter substrate-binding protein — MKKKGCTMLLLFLLVVFISGCSNLAVGSSNSDKIELDYWTLFGGGDAEFMKEIVQKFNSTHPDIKVNYIQLPFDDYYTKLVTGIAAGKAPDVAVSHISRLPQLVELGVVSSLNTAAQKQGIQWDKFNQNILEASIMNGNHYAVPIDTHPIAFYYNKKYLRKAGLLNEQGKPIIEETPEGFVNFLIKLKKELPEDIAPLSFATTGIDPYRLWWSYYHQLGADGVVSDDLSSADLELQKAVKAAKYMKDLYYKHEVIPLHITDFYRTFQSGNAASLITGVWSTGIWEGTEDLEFGVIPVPAIFGKRAVFGNSHTLFLPKHEKADTEKRKAALTFARFVAENGQIWAKAGHIPAKQTVYEKEAFKELPHRSDYVQIADHVAFQKPSVANGTIETILTRNLDTVLNGSKSAEKAFKKAEREIEELLQNSLLTPDE, encoded by the coding sequence GTGAAGAAAAAAGGATGTACGATGTTGCTTTTGTTTTTGTTAGTCGTTTTTATATCCGGATGTTCAAATCTTGCTGTCGGTTCGTCAAACAGTGACAAAATCGAACTTGACTATTGGACGTTGTTCGGTGGTGGTGATGCCGAATTCATGAAGGAAATTGTTCAGAAGTTTAACAGTACTCATCCTGATATAAAGGTGAATTATATTCAATTACCGTTTGACGATTACTATACGAAATTGGTAACAGGTATTGCAGCCGGGAAAGCGCCCGATGTCGCAGTATCACACATTTCCAGGCTGCCGCAGCTGGTTGAACTTGGGGTTGTCAGCAGCCTTAATACTGCTGCACAAAAACAAGGTATTCAATGGGACAAGTTCAATCAGAATATTTTAGAAGCATCTATTATGAATGGTAACCACTATGCCGTTCCAATTGATACGCATCCGATTGCCTTTTACTACAACAAAAAATATTTAAGAAAAGCGGGCTTGTTGAATGAACAGGGCAAACCGATTATTGAGGAAACACCTGAGGGGTTCGTCAATTTTTTAATCAAATTAAAAAAAGAACTGCCTGAAGACATTGCACCTTTGTCATTTGCAACAACAGGTATCGATCCATACCGGTTATGGTGGTCGTATTATCATCAGCTTGGTGCGGATGGCGTAGTATCTGATGATTTAAGTTCAGCAGATTTAGAATTGCAAAAAGCGGTAAAGGCCGCAAAGTATATGAAAGATTTGTATTACAAGCATGAGGTCATACCTTTACACATTACAGATTTTTACCGCACGTTTCAAAGCGGGAATGCGGCGTCTTTAATTACAGGTGTTTGGTCGACAGGGATATGGGAAGGAACAGAAGATCTGGAATTTGGTGTCATTCCGGTTCCGGCAATTTTTGGCAAAAGGGCAGTATTTGGCAATTCCCATACGTTGTTTTTGCCGAAACATGAAAAAGCAGATACCGAAAAACGAAAGGCAGCACTTACGTTTGCTAGATTTGTTGCCGAAAATGGACAAATCTGGGCAAAGGCGGGTCATATACCAGCTAAACAAACTGTCTATGAAAAAGAGGCCTTTAAAGAATTGCCGCATAGAAGTGATTATGTTCAAATTGCCGACCATGTTGCCTTTCAGAAACCATCGGTCGCCAATGGTACGATTGAAACGATACTTACACGAAACTTAGACACAGTCCTTAACGGCAGCAAATCTGCTGAGAAGGCATTTAAAAAAGCGGAACGGGAAATTGAAGAGTTACTGCAAAACTCTTTGTTGACGCCGGATGAATAA
- a CDS encoding ArsR/SmtB family transcription factor, whose amino-acid sequence MLELSIEESDVLKKVAHALSSEVRINILKLLNYKKMNILELSEKLGLPVSTIASNIKVLEKSGIISTELQPAKRGTMKVCTRNFDDIHMQLNLATGHNNPKNSYQIEMPVGHYIDSDIYPTCGLINPHGIIKPEDEPSLFYHPDRMSAQLVWFRKGFVEYRFPLQVPAGAKLESIQFSLELCSEAPNYDHNWPSDITIWINGYEVCTWTCPGDFGDRRGKLNPPWLPDNHTQYGLLKTWKVNDKGSFLDDVKVSDVTLNDINIGGSKSVLFKIGVTPDAANIGGVNLFGKGFGDHDQDILMRLIYS is encoded by the coding sequence ATGTTGGAGTTGTCGATTGAGGAGTCGGATGTATTAAAAAAGGTTGCGCATGCTTTGTCTTCTGAGGTTCGGATAAATATCCTGAAGTTGTTAAACTATAAAAAAATGAACATTCTGGAATTGTCGGAAAAGCTTGGGTTGCCTGTTTCGACTATTGCTTCTAACATAAAGGTGCTAGAAAAGTCGGGGATTATTTCCACCGAATTGCAGCCGGCAAAGCGGGGAACGATGAAGGTTTGTACCAGAAACTTTGATGATATTCATATGCAATTGAATTTAGCTACTGGACATAATAATCCCAAGAATTCCTATCAAATCGAAATGCCTGTCGGACATTACATAGATTCTGATATTTATCCGACATGCGGACTGATTAATCCGCACGGTATCATTAAACCTGAAGATGAGCCTTCCCTTTTCTATCATCCCGACCGCATGTCTGCACAATTGGTCTGGTTTAGAAAGGGTTTTGTTGAATATCGTTTTCCTTTGCAAGTTCCGGCTGGTGCAAAACTTGAGTCTATTCAATTTTCATTGGAACTCTGTTCGGAAGCCCCGAACTATGACCATAATTGGCCATCGGATATTACTATCTGGATTAATGGGTATGAAGTCTGCACATGGACATGTCCGGGTGATTTTGGAGACAGAAGAGGAAAATTAAATCCGCCGTGGCTACCCGATAATCATACGCAATACGGGTTGTTAAAGACGTGGAAGGTAAATGATAAGGGGAGTTTTCTTGATGATGTAAAAGTGTCGGATGTGACGTTAAATGACATTAACATTGGTGGAAGCAAGTCCGTTTTATTCAAAATTGGTGTAACGCCGGATGCTGCTAACATTGGCGGTGTTAACTTATTTGGTAAAGGCTTCGGTGATCATGATCAGGATATCCTAATGAGACTTATTTACTCGTGA
- a CDS encoding YjiH family protein, producing MNQNASAKNTEYYKKIDRNGLLKFLLPSLFGVFIFLFPVYDNSSFNIPLGIITEYLINLLTSFLPAIVTTVISLSTLMTLVTVIMKPDKIIQHDMLNSFFNVSALWTVTRVLGMVFAFMTLYHTGWDVISSEATGQVMFGLLTSLIVWFFVASYLMPYLINFGAMEFCGTLLRSVTRPLFTLPGRSAIDLLASWVGNVNVGVVITREQHADGFYTGREAAAIATCFSSVSLPFCLVIAGMLNIDYMFPVLYLTICIAGVVSAVILPRIPPLSRIPDTFLKENTYKEDIPEGASKAKWGLLKAIDRAKEAGSFTDQLKQGTEIFLGIIFVLLPQVMAIGTIALIVAEFTPIFDIISKPMVPLLQLMQIPEAVEAAPATIIGFIDMFIPAVLASGIEAEITRFIIAALSLVQIIYLTEMGTLIIISKIPLGVGRLFLIFMERTIISLPIIVLMAHIIF from the coding sequence ATGAATCAAAACGCTTCTGCAAAAAACACGGAATATTATAAAAAAATTGATCGAAATGGGCTGCTGAAATTTCTGCTTCCGTCTTTATTTGGTGTATTTATTTTTCTTTTCCCGGTATATGACAATAGTTCGTTTAATATTCCGCTGGGGATTATAACCGAATATCTCATTAATCTATTAACAAGTTTCCTGCCAGCCATTGTGACCACTGTTATTTCACTTTCAACGCTGATGACGCTGGTAACGGTTATTATGAAGCCGGACAAAATAATACAACATGACATGCTGAATTCTTTTTTTAATGTTTCGGCTTTATGGACGGTGACAAGGGTTCTGGGAATGGTTTTTGCATTTATGACACTTTATCATACTGGCTGGGATGTTATCAGCTCTGAAGCGACCGGCCAAGTAATGTTCGGTCTGCTTACATCATTAATTGTATGGTTTTTCGTTGCCTCCTATCTGATGCCTTATTTGATAAATTTTGGTGCGATGGAGTTTTGTGGAACGCTGTTAAGAAGTGTGACACGCCCGCTTTTTACCTTGCCAGGGCGTTCGGCAATTGACTTACTGGCCTCCTGGGTTGGAAATGTGAATGTTGGTGTTGTGATTACACGCGAACAGCATGCAGATGGTTTTTATACAGGAAGAGAAGCGGCGGCAATAGCAACATGCTTTTCGTCCGTTTCACTGCCATTTTGTCTGGTTATTGCCGGAATGCTGAACATTGATTATATGTTTCCGGTTTTATACTTGACGATTTGTATTGCAGGGGTGGTAAGTGCTGTCATACTGCCGAGAATACCACCACTCTCCAGAATTCCGGATACATTTCTTAAGGAGAATACGTATAAAGAGGACATCCCCGAGGGTGCATCAAAGGCAAAATGGGGACTGCTGAAAGCCATTGACCGGGCAAAGGAAGCAGGTTCATTCACGGATCAGCTCAAGCAAGGTACGGAAATATTTTTGGGAATCATTTTCGTATTATTGCCGCAAGTAATGGCTATTGGAACGATTGCCCTTATTGTGGCCGAGTTCACACCAATTTTCGATATTATCTCCAAGCCAATGGTTCCATTATTGCAGCTGATGCAAATTCCGGAGGCTGTGGAGGCAGCACCGGCAACGATCATTGGATTCATTGACATGTTCATTCCAGCTGTACTGGCCAGCGGTATTGAAGCTGAGATTACCAGATTCATCATTGCCGCGTTATCATTGGTGCAAATTATTTATTTAACGGAAATGGGAACGTTAATCATTATTTCCAAGATACCATTGGGCGTTGGTCGGCTGTTTTTGATTTTTATGGAACGTACGATTATTTCCCTGCCGATTATTGTGTTGATGGCACATATTATTTTTTAG
- a CDS encoding acetamidase/formamidase family protein, producing the protein MSIHSHNHTHKTIHDFKSHMHYGWDKSLNPIAEVESGQTISYEITESSGGQFSRNSNAEHVRNMDFEKVNPVAGPIYVKGAQPGDTLEIEMLDFRQLDWGWTAIIPGFGLLADTFSEPAIKTYDLTKRNKTEFLPGIDLFLKPFPGTIGVALPEEGNFSVVPPRKNGGNMDIRHLTKGTKLYLPVWVEGALFSIGDTHAAQGDGEVCGTAIEASMETTVRFKLHKGKSIAEPRYEIPGPPTPEADSQGYFVTTGNGPDLFEASKKAIGYMIEHLVETYGLSDQEAYMLCSVAVDLKINEIVDAPNWLVSAFLPNSIFK; encoded by the coding sequence ATGTCAATCCACAGTCATAATCATACTCATAAAACAATTCACGATTTTAAATCCCACATGCACTATGGGTGGGATAAGAGTTTAAATCCAATTGCCGAAGTTGAATCGGGTCAAACGATATCTTATGAAATTACCGAGTCTTCCGGCGGGCAATTTTCCAGGAATTCAAATGCTGAACATGTAAGGAATATGGATTTTGAAAAAGTGAATCCTGTAGCAGGACCGATATATGTCAAGGGTGCCCAACCAGGGGATACGCTGGAGATTGAAATGTTGGATTTTAGACAATTGGATTGGGGATGGACAGCGATTATTCCCGGATTTGGCCTTCTGGCTGACACGTTTAGTGAACCTGCAATAAAAACTTATGATCTTACAAAGCGCAACAAAACCGAATTTTTACCCGGAATTGATTTATTTTTGAAACCATTCCCGGGAACAATTGGTGTGGCACTGCCTGAAGAAGGAAATTTTAGTGTTGTACCTCCAAGAAAAAATGGGGGAAATATGGATATAAGACATCTGACCAAAGGGACGAAGCTTTACTTGCCCGTTTGGGTCGAAGGTGCACTGTTTTCTATTGGTGATACACATGCAGCACAGGGTGATGGAGAAGTTTGCGGAACTGCGATTGAAGCATCCATGGAGACAACGGTGCGCTTTAAACTTCATAAAGGAAAATCAATTGCCGAACCTCGATACGAAATTCCTGGACCGCCAACACCGGAAGCTGATAGTCAGGGATATTTTGTGACCACCGGAAATGGTCCAGATTTATTTGAGGCATCAAAAAAGGCAATAGGCTACATGATTGAACATTTAGTGGAAACTTATGGGCTCAGTGACCAAGAGGCATATATGCTTTGCAGTGTTGCTGTTGATTTGAAAATAAATGAAATTGTTGATGCACCTAATTGGCTTGTCTCGGCATTTCTGCCAAATTCAATTTTTAAATGA
- a CDS encoding APC family permease has product MGYLEAEKRLEQFGYKQELKRSLSFWDLLIYGLIFMVPIAPFGIYGEVMLAANGMVALAYLIGMVGMIFTALSYARMSEAFPMSGSVYAYAGKGINHYAGFIAGWAILLDYILVPALLYVVSATALTGMWPAVPGAVWLIIFIGINTVINYFGIEFTARTNKIFLVFELIVLAIFLVIGITAIVTGVNGASFSFDPLYNPDTFSMSVVMGAVSIAVLSFLGFDAISTLSEESSGGPKAIGKATIYSLLTVGVLFIVQTWVAALINPDFKGFENIGTAFYDTATIAGGEWLGALTAIATALAWGIADALVAQVAISRVLFSMGRDRKLPHFLAKVHPKYKTPYVSILFIAVISLVVGLFFMGDIGILTSFINFGALTAFLFLHVSVVNHYLRKEKSGDFWNHLVFPLIGFIIIGYVWISLAAQAKILGLSWLLVGIIIAIYFAVKKKDTTLDI; this is encoded by the coding sequence ATGGGTTACTTGGAAGCTGAGAAAAGGTTGGAACAGTTTGGTTATAAGCAGGAATTGAAACGTTCATTGTCTTTTTGGGATTTACTTATTTATGGTTTGATCTTTATGGTTCCAATTGCGCCATTTGGAATTTATGGGGAAGTCATGCTTGCAGCAAATGGAATGGTTGCTCTTGCCTATTTGATAGGTATGGTTGGAATGATTTTTACTGCTCTTAGTTATGCCAGAATGTCTGAAGCCTTTCCAATGTCAGGATCTGTATATGCTTATGCAGGAAAAGGAATTAATCATTATGCCGGCTTTATCGCCGGCTGGGCAATTCTTTTGGATTATATACTTGTTCCCGCTTTATTGTATGTCGTTAGTGCTACGGCCTTAACAGGAATGTGGCCGGCAGTTCCCGGAGCAGTTTGGTTAATTATTTTTATTGGAATTAACACCGTAATTAACTATTTTGGAATTGAATTTACTGCAAGAACGAACAAGATATTTTTAGTATTTGAATTAATTGTTCTAGCAATATTTCTGGTGATTGGCATAACCGCAATTGTAACCGGCGTAAACGGTGCTTCTTTTTCTTTTGACCCGCTTTATAATCCTGATACATTCAGTATGAGCGTTGTGATGGGGGCTGTATCAATTGCGGTGTTAAGCTTTTTAGGATTTGATGCCATTTCAACCCTTTCAGAGGAGTCCTCTGGAGGGCCAAAAGCTATTGGGAAGGCAACCATTTACTCTTTACTGACGGTGGGTGTGCTTTTTATTGTTCAAACATGGGTGGCAGCCTTGATTAACCCGGATTTTAAAGGATTTGAAAACATTGGAACAGCTTTCTATGATACTGCGACAATTGCCGGTGGTGAATGGCTTGGTGCTCTGACTGCAATTGCGACAGCACTTGCATGGGGAATAGCAGATGCCCTTGTTGCTCAGGTTGCGATATCGCGGGTGCTTTTTAGTATGGGAAGGGATCGTAAGTTACCACATTTCCTTGCCAAGGTGCATCCAAAATATAAAACCCCATATGTCAGTATTCTTTTTATTGCAGTGATTTCATTAGTTGTAGGTCTATTCTTTATGGGAGACATCGGGATTTTGACGTCATTTATTAACTTTGGTGCCCTAACCGCCTTTTTGTTTCTTCATGTAAGTGTAGTCAACCATTACTTAAGAAAAGAAAAGAGCGGTGATTTTTGGAATCACTTAGTTTTTCCATTAATTGGTTTTATCATTATCGGATATGTTTGGATTAGTTTAGCTGCACAAGCTAAAATTCTTGGCTTAAGTTGGTTATTGGTAGGTATTATTATTGCAATCTATTTTGCAGTTAAAAAGAAGGATACTACGTTAGATATCTAA
- a CDS encoding Nramp family divalent metal transporter, whose product METEKIEVLELNGKPNTAPPNSLRGKLKFIGPGFVVAATGVGAGDFIMASIAGTGFGLTLLWVIIVGAFIKFVLTEGIGRWHLASGRTILEGWHMAGWWATIYFGAYLVLMGLVYGSAITGTSAMIMVAMFPNTSFSFWAISSGVAGFLLVWFGRYQMLESFMKILIGIMFISIIGSALIIVVNAGNVEYGIVPSIPEGSFFKILGILGGVGASITLTSYAYWIYAKGWRDRRWMSIMKLDVSVAYIVTGMFAISVMIIAAELLFGSGVTISGNDGLVGLADAYGERFGNIARWIFLIGVWGAVFTSIVGPWHGMSYLFADFVRIVKNKGKKSLEKEKQITEKDSSFRFYLFWITFPPMLLLLFKQPVVIVLIYGALGAVFMPILAAVLLFLLNSKQIDKADRNGKVKNTIFGLIILLYVYLGGSELFQIIFG is encoded by the coding sequence TTGGAAACTGAGAAAATTGAAGTGCTAGAACTAAATGGTAAGCCTAACACTGCACCACCGAATAGCTTAAGAGGAAAACTGAAATTTATAGGTCCTGGATTTGTTGTCGCAGCTACTGGTGTAGGGGCAGGGGATTTCATTATGGCTTCTATTGCTGGAACAGGCTTTGGATTGACATTACTTTGGGTCATTATTGTAGGGGCATTTATTAAATTCGTTTTGACCGAGGGAATAGGTCGTTGGCATCTGGCTTCCGGAAGAACAATTTTAGAAGGATGGCATATGGCAGGGTGGTGGGCAACAATTTATTTTGGTGCATACCTTGTTTTGATGGGTTTAGTATATGGATCAGCAATAACAGGAACGAGTGCAATGATAATGGTTGCTATGTTCCCAAATACCTCCTTTAGCTTTTGGGCAATAAGCTCGGGAGTGGCTGGTTTCTTATTGGTTTGGTTTGGTAGATATCAAATGCTTGAAAGTTTCATGAAGATTTTAATCGGAATAATGTTTATTAGCATAATTGGCTCTGCACTAATTATTGTAGTAAACGCAGGTAATGTTGAGTATGGGATTGTTCCTTCCATACCAGAAGGTTCTTTTTTTAAGATATTGGGCATATTGGGTGGGGTTGGTGCTTCCATCACCCTAACTTCCTATGCTTATTGGATTTATGCAAAAGGATGGCGAGACCGGCGTTGGATGTCAATTATGAAACTTGATGTTTCGGTGGCTTATATTGTAACAGGTATGTTTGCAATAAGCGTTATGATAATTGCCGCAGAATTATTATTTGGTTCGGGAGTAACAATTAGTGGAAATGACGGGCTGGTAGGTTTGGCTGATGCCTATGGCGAGAGGTTTGGAAATATAGCGCGTTGGATTTTCCTTATTGGTGTATGGGGAGCCGTTTTTACATCTATAGTCGGTCCTTGGCATGGCATGTCCTATTTATTTGCAGACTTTGTACGTATTGTAAAGAATAAAGGTAAGAAATCTTTAGAAAAAGAAAAACAAATAACCGAAAAGGATTCATCATTTCGATTCTACCTTTTTTGGATAACATTTCCGCCGATGTTACTTCTGTTATTTAAGCAGCCGGTGGTAATTGTACTTATATATGGAGCTCTTGGAGCTGTGTTCATGCCAATTTTAGCGGCTGTTCTATTATTTTTGTTAAATTCTAAGCAAATTGATAAAGCTGATCGAAACGGAAAGGTCAAGAACACCATTTTTGGGCTTATTATTCTACTGTATGTATATCTTGGAGGAAGTGAGCTGTTTCAAATTATTTTTGGTTAG
- a CDS encoding ABC transporter ATP-binding protein — translation MPVQEQRQKQKLLEVKGLKKYFPVGGSFNKKEFVKAVDDVSLFINHGETVGVVGESGCGKSTMGRNILRLQDPTEGETIFDGENITHLKKRKLRKVRKDMQMIFQDPYGSLNQRMTVGAMLNEVVRTHKIVPQADTKDYIQQLLIDVGLKPEHYWKYPHEFSGGQRQRISIARALAVKPKLIICDEAVSALDVSVQAQVLNLLQKLKKDYQLTYLFISHDLSVVKHISDKVAVMYLGKIVEMADKNELYRNPLHPYTQALLSAIPTINTGAKRERIILKGDVPSPLNIPQGCRFHTRCPLATEHCIKVAPEWREIKSGHFVACHEV, via the coding sequence ATGCCGGTACAAGAGCAAAGACAAAAACAGAAGCTACTTGAAGTCAAGGGGCTTAAAAAATATTTTCCCGTAGGTGGTTCCTTTAATAAAAAAGAATTTGTAAAAGCTGTCGATGACGTCTCTCTTTTTATCAACCATGGCGAAACGGTAGGGGTTGTGGGAGAATCAGGCTGTGGAAAGTCTACAATGGGCAGGAATATACTTCGTTTACAGGACCCAACTGAAGGTGAAACCATTTTTGATGGGGAAAACATTACGCACTTAAAAAAAAGAAAACTACGAAAAGTCCGGAAAGATATGCAAATGATATTTCAAGATCCGTATGGTTCATTAAACCAGCGAATGACGGTTGGGGCGATGTTGAATGAGGTAGTTCGAACGCATAAAATTGTTCCGCAGGCTGATACAAAGGATTATATTCAGCAACTACTTATTGATGTTGGTTTAAAACCAGAACACTATTGGAAGTATCCGCACGAATTCAGTGGCGGTCAAAGGCAAAGGATCAGTATTGCCCGTGCTTTAGCGGTTAAGCCTAAACTTATCATATGTGATGAAGCTGTATCGGCACTCGACGTATCCGTACAGGCCCAAGTATTAAATCTCTTGCAAAAACTTAAAAAGGATTACCAATTAACCTATTTATTTATTTCACACGATCTTTCCGTAGTCAAACATATCAGTGATAAGGTTGCAGTTATGTATTTAGGTAAAATAGTTGAAATGGCCGATAAAAATGAACTTTACAGAAACCCACTGCACCCTTATACACAGGCTTTGTTATCGGCTATCCCTACAATCAATACTGGTGCAAAAAGGGAACGTATCATTCTAAAGGGGGATGTCCCTAGCCCATTAAATATTCCACAAGGCTGCAGGTTTCATACGCGATGTCCGTTAGCTACTGAGCATTGCATTAAGGTAGCTCCTGAATGGAGAGAAATAAAATCTGGACATTTTGTGGCATGTCATGAAGTTTAG